The following coding sequences are from one Scylla paramamosain isolate STU-SP2022 chromosome 21, ASM3559412v1, whole genome shotgun sequence window:
- the LOC135110961 gene encoding uncharacterized protein LOC135110961: MGKERFLEIICLVALSAHTGEASIGKIIDKGLEIGYELYEYLGLRPPILGQPVYGAPVYGPPVYGPPVYGPPVYASPEHHSYHEDVDFPVNPGTLWNGHIPVGDFVSPIAQALGAGQGSYNNRVVKGYENRLGLRIALPYLGDFQVTRELGPGRFLDKLGPGKFPYPGMKGAQGYGHHHKDSSEHHHSSSPPAKHPTPDMYKGLQNYPWHRR; the protein is encoded by the exons ATGGGAAAGGAACGTTTTTTGGAGATCATCTGCCTCGTCGCCTTGAGTGCACACACAG GAGAGGCCTCGATTGGGAAGATCATCGACAAAGGACTGGAGATTGGATACGAACTATACGAATATTTGGGTCTGCGGCCGCCCATATTAGGACAGCCCGTGTATGGAGCACCTGTGTATGGGCCTCCCGTGTACGGACCTCCCGTGTATGGGCCTCCTGTGTACGCGTCTCCCGAGCATCACAGCTACCACGAGGATGTGGATTTCCCCGTCAATCCAG GCACGCTATGGAACGGCCACATCCCGGTAGGTGATTTTGTATCCCCTATCGCCCAGGCACTGGGGGCTGGCCAAGGAAGCTACAATAACCGTGTCGTGAAGG GCTACGAAAACAGACTAGGCCTGAGGATTGCCCTGCCCTACCTCGGGGACTTCCAGGTCACGCGAGAGCTGGGTCCTGGCAGGTTCCTAGACAAGCTGGGGCCTGGAAAGTTCCCATATCCAGGG ATGAAGGGCGCACAGGGTTACGGGCACCATCACAAAGATTCATCTGAGCATCATCACAGCTCTTCGCCCCCCGCCAAACATCCGACGCCCGACATGTACAAGGGCCTGCAAAACTACCCGTGGCACAGAAGATAA